A stretch of the Bradyrhizobium arachidis genome encodes the following:
- a CDS encoding pitrilysin family protein produces the protein MTYPLPRVRGIALSVVTSVTLSLASIAPSQAAAKIQHLTSPGGIEAWFVQDATVPLIAMEYSFAGGATQDPKDKPGVANLVGDLLDEGSGELDSKTFHERLDRRAIKLSFSATRDTFRGSLRMLRDNKDEAFDLLRMALTLPHFDTADVERIRSQVISGLRRDTTNPTALARRKFLEVAFGDHPYGRQTTGTLESVPTITVADMKDYVGRILARDTLKVAVVGDVDPATLGRLLDKTFGSLPAKANLAPVPDVESAAPPQRAFVPLDVPQTVITFGGPGVKRSDPNFMAAYVVNHILGGDGLSSRLFHEVREKRGLAYSVRESLLWMEHSAVFIGDTGTRADRAGDTLDAVEKGVRRIAEEGPTQKELDEAKSYLKGSQMLALDTSSKLALALLEYQQDKLPIDYIEKRNAIVDAVTLDDAKQAAKRLWGQGLLTVIVGRAPGAAPQPAAATTPKSN, from the coding sequence GTGACCTATCCATTGCCTCGCGTGCGCGGCATCGCGCTCTCCGTCGTCACCTCGGTGACGCTCTCCTTAGCGTCCATCGCGCCCTCGCAGGCCGCGGCCAAGATCCAGCATCTGACCTCCCCCGGCGGTATCGAAGCCTGGTTCGTGCAGGACGCAACCGTGCCGCTGATCGCGATGGAGTATTCCTTTGCTGGCGGTGCGACACAGGATCCCAAGGACAAGCCGGGCGTCGCCAATCTCGTCGGCGACCTCCTCGACGAAGGCTCCGGCGAACTCGATTCCAAGACCTTCCACGAGCGGCTCGACCGTCGCGCCATCAAGCTCTCCTTCAGCGCCACCCGCGACACTTTTCGCGGCAGCCTGCGCATGCTCCGCGACAACAAGGACGAGGCTTTCGACCTGTTGAGGATGGCGCTGACCTTGCCGCATTTCGACACCGCGGATGTCGAGCGCATCAGGTCCCAGGTCATCTCGGGCCTGCGCCGTGACACCACCAATCCGACTGCGCTCGCCAGACGCAAGTTCCTCGAGGTCGCCTTCGGCGATCATCCGTACGGTCGGCAGACCACCGGGACGCTTGAAAGCGTGCCGACCATCACGGTCGCCGACATGAAGGATTACGTCGGCCGCATCCTCGCCAGGGACACGCTGAAGGTCGCGGTCGTCGGCGACGTCGATCCGGCAACCCTGGGCCGACTGCTCGACAAGACCTTCGGCAGTTTGCCGGCCAAGGCGAACCTCGCGCCGGTCCCCGACGTCGAGTCAGCCGCGCCGCCGCAGCGCGCCTTCGTTCCGCTCGACGTGCCGCAGACCGTGATCACCTTCGGCGGCCCCGGCGTGAAGCGCAGCGATCCGAACTTCATGGCCGCCTACGTCGTCAACCACATCCTGGGCGGCGACGGATTGTCCTCCCGGCTTTTTCACGAGGTGCGCGAGAAGCGTGGGCTTGCCTATTCGGTGCGTGAATCGCTGTTGTGGATGGAGCACTCGGCCGTCTTCATCGGCGACACCGGCACGCGCGCTGACCGCGCCGGCGACACGCTCGACGCCGTCGAGAAGGGGGTGCGCCGCATCGCCGAGGAGGGACCGACGCAGAAGGAGCTCGACGAGGCGAAGTCCTATCTCAAGGGTTCGCAGATGCTCGCGCTCGACACCTCCTCCAAGCTCGCGCTGGCGCTGCTGGAATATCAGCAGGACAAGCTGCCGATCGACTATATCGAGAAGCGCAACGCCATCGTCGATGCCGTGACGCTGGACGACGCCAAGCAGGCCGCCAAGCGCCTCTGGGGCCAGGGCCTCCTGACCGTCATCGTCGGCCGGGCACCCGGGGCGGCCCCGCAGCCCGCCGCAGCGACCACGCCGAAGTCGAACTGA
- a CDS encoding pitrilysin family protein, producing the protein MSAETPASSVPPSSFTLGNGLQVVVIPDHRTPVVTEMIWYKVGSADETGGKSGLAHFLEHLMFKGTKKHPVAEFSRTVHRVGGNENASTSVDFTNYFQRVPREQLPTMMEFEADRLTGLVLRDENVLPEREVVLEEYNMRVANSPEERLDEQVRAALYLNHPYGRPVIGWHQEIEKLDREDALAFYRRFYAPNNAILVIAGDVEVADVRPLVERNFGPIPAQPAIPAQRIRPQEPEPAAPRTVTLSDPRVEQPGVRRYYLVPSATTAAAGESAALEVLAQLMGSGSNSYLYRALVVDKPLTVSASASYSSISLDPSQFSISASPKQGVSFTEVEEVIDGVIADNVQNPIRAEDLERVKTQLIAKAIYAQDNQTLLAYWYGGALTTGQSVQDIRSWPDRIRAVTAEQVRAAAQKWLEKKRSVTGYLIKDTTTAKREEKRS; encoded by the coding sequence ATGTCAGCCGAGACTCCTGCGAGCTCCGTACCCCCCAGCAGCTTCACGCTTGGTAACGGCCTCCAAGTCGTGGTGATTCCCGACCACCGCACGCCCGTGGTCACCGAGATGATCTGGTACAAGGTCGGCTCGGCGGACGAGACCGGTGGCAAATCGGGGCTCGCCCATTTCCTCGAGCATCTGATGTTCAAGGGCACGAAGAAACATCCGGTCGCCGAATTTTCCCGGACGGTGCATCGCGTCGGCGGCAACGAGAACGCCTCCACTTCGGTCGACTTTACCAACTATTTTCAGCGCGTGCCGCGCGAGCAGCTGCCGACGATGATGGAGTTCGAAGCTGATCGCTTGACCGGGCTCGTGCTCAGGGACGAGAACGTGCTGCCCGAGCGCGAGGTCGTGCTCGAAGAATACAATATGCGCGTTGCCAATAGCCCCGAGGAGCGACTGGACGAGCAGGTCAGGGCCGCGCTCTATCTCAACCACCCCTACGGCCGGCCGGTGATCGGCTGGCACCAGGAGATCGAGAAGCTTGATCGCGAGGATGCTCTGGCGTTCTACCGCCGCTTCTATGCGCCGAACAACGCGATCCTGGTAATCGCTGGCGACGTCGAGGTCGCCGACGTGCGCCCGCTGGTCGAGCGCAATTTCGGCCCGATCCCGGCACAGCCGGCGATCCCCGCGCAGCGCATACGTCCGCAAGAGCCGGAGCCCGCCGCCCCGCGCACCGTTACGCTGTCCGATCCGCGCGTCGAGCAGCCCGGCGTCCGCCGCTATTACCTTGTGCCGTCGGCAACCACAGCGGCGGCCGGCGAGAGCGCCGCACTCGAGGTGCTCGCGCAACTGATGGGCAGCGGCAGCAACTCCTATCTCTACCGCGCGCTCGTCGTCGACAAGCCGCTCACGGTCTCGGCCAGCGCCAGCTATTCGAGCATCTCGCTCGACCCGAGCCAGTTCTCGATCTCGGCCTCGCCGAAGCAGGGCGTCAGTTTCACCGAGGTCGAGGAGGTGATCGACGGCGTGATCGCCGACAACGTGCAGAACCCGATCCGCGCCGAGGATCTCGAGCGGGTCAAGACCCAGCTCATCGCGAAGGCGATCTATGCTCAGGACAATCAGACGTTGCTGGCGTACTGGTATGGCGGCGCGTTGACCACGGGCCAGTCCGTCCAGGACATCCGCAGCTGGCCGGATCGCATCCGCGCCGTCACCGCCGAACAGGTGCGCGCCGCCGCGCAAAAGTGGCTCGAGAAGAAGCGCTCGGTCACCGGCTATCTGATCAAGGACACCACAACCGCTAAGCGCGAGGAGAAGCGTTCGTGA
- a CDS encoding PLP-dependent aminotransferase family protein: MNSTASTRSSLAQGFTPFNYSSAKHAINFAYGLPDPAMFSELAWPDALSQNTGVATADLLQYTDAVGLPKLRTRLAQRYNVQHEEVILTAGASQALQLIGDVLLDPGDIVITEDPSYLGALRIFSITGATILQLGMNADGVDLSALETTLRREPRVKLFYTAPAFHNPTGRQISRAHMARVAGMLARHGVALVQDLVYSELPYNGLDDWLPPGGNVINVHSISKIAGPGLRVGWVLADSDIINRLARLKCDGGVSPIVSNIVLSLLQSSTLDAHIVRLRQHYRTKRDSLHTLLQRSRFCAPEYLLPSGGFSFWVRLAGGIEAETFIEAARREHDVHLVHGRHYGPRSGHHVRLCFSYLPTNVLEEGLARLDKLQAKLHGRSLRTLAENGRLEL, translated from the coding sequence ATGAACTCGACCGCCTCGACACGCAGCTCCCTCGCTCAGGGCTTTACACCGTTCAACTACTCAAGTGCGAAGCACGCCATCAATTTCGCCTATGGGCTCCCCGATCCGGCAATGTTCTCAGAGCTGGCCTGGCCGGACGCATTAAGCCAAAATACCGGCGTCGCCACGGCCGATCTGCTTCAATATACGGACGCGGTGGGTTTGCCCAAGCTCCGGACAAGGCTCGCACAACGCTATAATGTGCAGCATGAGGAGGTTATCCTTACCGCTGGTGCTTCACAGGCTCTGCAATTGATCGGCGACGTCTTGCTCGACCCAGGCGATATCGTCATAACCGAGGACCCGTCCTACTTGGGCGCACTGCGCATCTTTTCGATCACGGGAGCGACCATTCTCCAGCTTGGGATGAACGCCGATGGCGTCGATCTGAGCGCGCTTGAAACGACCTTGCGCCGCGAGCCCCGCGTGAAACTTTTCTACACGGCGCCAGCATTTCATAATCCGACCGGGCGCCAAATATCGCGCGCCCATATGGCGCGCGTTGCCGGGATGCTTGCCCGGCATGGCGTGGCGTTGGTGCAGGATCTCGTCTATTCGGAGTTGCCGTACAACGGTCTAGATGATTGGCTGCCGCCGGGCGGCAACGTCATAAATGTCCACAGCATCTCCAAGATCGCGGGACCCGGATTGCGAGTGGGCTGGGTGCTGGCGGATTCAGATATCATCAACAGGCTGGCGCGTCTCAAATGCGACGGCGGCGTCAGCCCTATTGTCAGCAATATCGTGTTATCGTTGCTGCAATCTAGCACACTTGATGCGCACATCGTGCGATTACGCCAGCATTATCGTACCAAGCGGGACAGCCTGCACACGCTACTGCAGCGTAGCCGGTTTTGCGCGCCAGAATATCTCCTTCCAAGCGGTGGTTTCTCGTTTTGGGTACGGCTCGCTGGCGGGATTGAGGCTGAGACTTTCATTGAGGCTGCGCGCCGCGAGCACGACGTGCACCTTGTGCATGGCCGTCATTATGGCCCGCGAAGTGGTCACCATGTACGCTTGTGCTTTAGCTACCTCCCGACGAACGTCCTCGAGGAGGGACTAGCGAGATTGGATAAGCTGCAGGCAAAGCTGCACGGCAGATCGTTACGAACGCTCGCCGAAAACGGTCGATTGGAACTGTGA
- a CDS encoding class I tRNA ligase family protein, translating to MRTYFVCPAPPCPNGKLHLGHVGGVYLLADIFVRFQRMAGHRAHYITGADEHGTYTLVKARKLGQSVSEVAQKHIDEILQGLRALHITPDVFVRTSSEIHKENALSIFRELQEAGYVKVRNGVQLYCEHCEEFVADSLATGNCPACNSATDSNLCENCGLAIRHDALRNARHTTCGHKLALRSIEQAVFDTPRLTQALDTAIGQSAWPESVRDKARAWLASDRHGLPMSRHFSHGVELLEPEPLFGQTLLTWFEGLWCFDTGIREQCANDFRNAESTMHDPSTRLVFFMGQDNRFYYTIGVTGVLLARGYPIPTNHSIQDFYKLEGEKFSTGRDHALWADEVAREVDPNVIRYALAGIARPFGRDESEFDVDRLVTAASHLRVWEDVLRQYAGNARTLDSRRLRSRLRILAQRYADAIEELRFWDALDFVDSYFEAADFARDNSGMWNAMEISLFLSLLYPLVPELAIRYGRHFFGAAWQPSFKLAAKASLPPKIDFPGINAVVPAHFIAAYNERFRKRRAKQSSGR from the coding sequence GTGCGTACCTATTTCGTATGTCCGGCTCCCCCCTGCCCTAACGGCAAATTGCATCTCGGTCACGTCGGCGGCGTATACTTGCTCGCCGACATCTTCGTGCGCTTTCAGCGTATGGCCGGCCATCGGGCGCACTACATCACCGGCGCGGATGAGCATGGCACCTATACACTTGTAAAGGCGCGAAAGCTCGGGCAAAGCGTTAGCGAGGTCGCGCAAAAGCACATTGACGAGATCTTGCAGGGCCTGCGTGCGCTGCACATCACGCCTGATGTCTTCGTGCGCACGTCCAGCGAGATACACAAGGAGAACGCTCTTTCGATTTTCCGCGAGCTGCAGGAGGCCGGTTACGTCAAGGTCCGAAATGGTGTCCAACTCTATTGCGAGCATTGCGAAGAATTTGTCGCGGATTCGCTTGCCACTGGAAATTGTCCGGCATGCAACTCAGCTACCGACAGCAATTTGTGTGAGAACTGTGGCCTGGCAATTCGGCATGACGCATTGCGTAATGCCCGGCACACCACGTGCGGCCACAAGCTTGCACTAAGGTCCATTGAGCAAGCCGTGTTCGATACGCCCCGCCTCACCCAGGCGCTGGACACAGCTATTGGACAAAGCGCCTGGCCAGAGTCCGTACGAGACAAGGCGCGAGCTTGGCTGGCGAGCGATAGGCATGGTTTGCCAATGTCGCGCCACTTCAGTCATGGTGTAGAGCTTCTTGAGCCTGAACCTTTGTTCGGCCAAACCCTGCTCACATGGTTCGAAGGCTTGTGGTGCTTCGACACCGGGATTCGTGAGCAATGCGCCAATGATTTTCGGAACGCAGAATCAACCATGCACGACCCTAGCACCCGGCTCGTGTTTTTCATGGGCCAGGACAACCGCTTCTACTACACGATAGGTGTGACCGGCGTCCTGCTCGCGCGAGGCTATCCGATTCCCACAAACCATTCGATCCAGGACTTCTACAAGCTCGAGGGCGAAAAGTTCTCGACCGGTCGCGACCATGCGCTTTGGGCCGACGAGGTAGCGCGCGAAGTGGACCCCAACGTCATTCGTTATGCGCTCGCTGGAATTGCACGGCCATTCGGCAGAGACGAAAGCGAGTTCGATGTTGACCGGCTGGTCACGGCGGCATCACACCTTCGGGTCTGGGAAGATGTATTGCGCCAATATGCAGGCAACGCACGCACATTGGACAGCAGACGTCTGCGATCTCGTCTGCGCATCCTGGCTCAGCGTTACGCGGATGCAATCGAGGAACTCCGCTTCTGGGATGCGCTTGATTTTGTCGATAGCTACTTCGAGGCAGCCGATTTTGCGCGTGATAACAGCGGCATGTGGAACGCCATGGAGATATCGCTATTCCTGAGCCTGCTGTATCCTCTGGTACCCGAGCTAGCGATCCGATATGGCCGACATTTCTTCGGTGCAGCCTGGCAGCCGTCCTTCAAGTTGGCAGCGAAAGCTAGCCTGCCACCGAAGATAGACTTCCCAGGCATCAACGCCGTGGTACCTGCGCATTTTATCGCAGCGTACAATGAGCGTTTTCGCAAGCGCCGAGCCAAGCAAAGTAGCGGGAGATGA
- a CDS encoding cupin domain-containing protein, protein MYTKEIDRSLMRNEYGALVCRLLEHLPDDLSPEFGASVVEVIPGGAVDLHAHHEHELWVLVSGEGEFEAGGQTRSVKDVTLFYMAPHQTHAIRNLSQESTLKFLSIWWD, encoded by the coding sequence GTGTACACGAAAGAGATCGATCGCTCCCTGATGCGAAACGAATATGGCGCGCTGGTTTGTCGCTTGCTGGAGCATTTGCCGGATGATCTCAGCCCCGAGTTCGGTGCCTCGGTCGTTGAGGTCATCCCCGGCGGCGCGGTCGATCTGCACGCACACCACGAGCACGAATTGTGGGTGCTGGTCTCCGGTGAGGGAGAATTCGAAGCGGGCGGGCAGACTCGGTCGGTGAAGGACGTGACTTTATTCTACATGGCGCCACATCAGACGCACGCTATCCGCAATCTCAGCCAGGAGAGCACCCTCAAGTTCCTCTCTATCTGGTGGGATTGA
- a CDS encoding phytanoyl-CoA dioxygenase family protein, with the protein MLTDAQKAKWHRDGYLRLEGFFDAPTRDRISDFVEDVARWDVSTDKWMKWFEKTTDNRKIISKVENFLDYHDALRQTLLADGRIRAAIEKLLDEDTRMLKELLIFKYPDSGGYRPHQDIYHIPHKIPERMVHAIAAVAIDDAAPDNGGLFFTPGRHKEGVFPMDAGGVINPDLAESFEWEPTPWKAGDVFIFDDYAPHYSLPNKSDCSRRVIYLVFQRASTGGPDRAEYNRMKRAYNPPEGKVSDLEDLKKPNGIFYRD; encoded by the coding sequence ATGCTGACCGACGCACAAAAGGCGAAATGGCATAGGGACGGATATCTTCGGCTTGAAGGCTTCTTTGATGCACCTACCCGCGACAGGATCTCTGATTTCGTGGAGGACGTCGCGCGCTGGGACGTAAGTACCGACAAATGGATGAAGTGGTTCGAGAAGACCACCGATAATCGTAAGATTATCTCAAAGGTCGAGAACTTCCTGGACTACCATGATGCTCTACGCCAGACGCTGCTGGCCGACGGCCGCATTCGCGCTGCGATCGAGAAGCTACTCGATGAAGACACGCGGATGCTCAAGGAGCTGCTGATCTTCAAGTATCCTGATAGCGGCGGCTATCGCCCACATCAGGACATTTATCATATCCCCCACAAGATCCCGGAGCGAATGGTGCATGCCATTGCAGCCGTTGCAATCGACGACGCGGCTCCCGACAATGGAGGTTTGTTTTTCACTCCGGGGCGGCACAAGGAGGGGGTCTTTCCCATGGATGCCGGCGGCGTCATCAACCCGGACCTGGCCGAGAGCTTTGAATGGGAACCGACACCGTGGAAGGCAGGCGACGTCTTTATTTTCGACGACTACGCGCCCCACTACTCACTACCGAACAAGAGCGATTGCTCTCGCCGCGTGATCTATTTGGTGTTCCAACGGGCATCCACGGGCGGCCCTGATCGGGCCGAGTACAACCGGATGAAACGCGCCTATAACCCGCCAGAGGGCAAGGTATCTGATCTTGAAGATCTGAAAAAACCTAACGGCATCTTTTATCGTGATTGA
- a CDS encoding MFS transporter has translation MSAARSSILRIVDVPAGAADRLACRLPYRASGPFLLASSVIAAAYGSSFILPEYMEILGLEREVAGSIISSGMVATIVCCCLAGRLAQRIGIMPTMAAASIVMALAMAAFAAAALDARLAYAGGMLVGVGWSVLFILSPLQIIRHLRPTARIQHLTILSGAQMAGLGLAAPLGHFLTEYTGSMAIMYALFAIACVIAAICIGVAWHAMLSIPSVPMPHIEVTLAKTVALLRHATAAPILMIAVAACIFSGLSIYQSAYAASRHLNPDLFFLVFTVTSVALRFSVAHIMGRVPVERLALTLIIATGASLALFIVNPGDDLLYILAAAIFATGYGLSYSTLNGIAVNLAGEHGLSVPVASQIFTLAYFLGLFGFPVLGGQLIYEFGVNAMLLTLLGATVLNGVLATTLRPKAD, from the coding sequence ATGAGCGCGGCCCGGTCCTCTATCTTACGTATTGTCGATGTGCCCGCTGGAGCTGCGGACCGCCTCGCTTGCAGATTGCCCTACCGCGCCTCCGGACCATTTTTGCTAGCATCGAGTGTCATCGCTGCTGCCTATGGCTCGAGCTTCATCTTGCCGGAATATATGGAAATTCTAGGTCTTGAGCGCGAGGTCGCGGGCTCCATTATCTCCAGTGGCATGGTTGCGACAATCGTGTGTTGTTGCCTGGCAGGCCGCCTGGCTCAGCGTATCGGCATTATGCCGACGATGGCTGCCGCCTCGATCGTGATGGCGCTGGCTATGGCAGCCTTTGCCGCCGCAGCGTTAGATGCGCGACTAGCCTATGCAGGCGGCATGCTCGTCGGTGTGGGATGGTCCGTGCTGTTCATCCTGTCGCCGCTGCAGATCATCCGCCATCTACGCCCCACGGCCCGTATCCAACATCTGACGATCTTGTCTGGCGCACAGATGGCCGGGCTCGGCCTAGCGGCTCCGCTCGGCCACTTTCTAACTGAATACACCGGCTCAATGGCGATCATGTACGCATTGTTCGCAATCGCCTGTGTCATCGCGGCCATCTGCATAGGCGTGGCATGGCATGCCATGTTGAGCATCCCCTCGGTGCCCATGCCTCACATCGAGGTCACCTTGGCCAAGACGGTCGCCCTGCTTCGACATGCGACGGCCGCGCCGATTCTCATGATCGCGGTTGCGGCCTGCATTTTCTCAGGACTCTCGATATACCAGAGCGCCTATGCGGCATCGCGTCACCTCAACCCCGACCTCTTCTTCCTCGTATTCACCGTTACCAGCGTGGCGCTCCGATTCTCTGTCGCCCATATAATGGGCCGAGTGCCCGTCGAGCGGCTTGCGCTCACGCTCATTATCGCGACCGGGGCCTCATTGGCGTTGTTCATTGTCAATCCTGGCGACGATTTGCTCTATATCCTGGCCGCCGCAATTTTCGCCACAGGCTACGGGCTCAGCTATTCCACACTTAACGGAATAGCCGTCAACCTCGCCGGCGAGCATGGGCTCTCCGTACCAGTTGCCTCACAGATCTTCACCTTAGCCTATTTTCTCGGATTGTTCGGCTTTCCGGTGCTTGGAGGGCAGTTGATCTACGAATTTGGCGTCAATGCAATGTTGCTCACGCTATTGGGCGCGACCGTACTTAATGGAGTATTGGCAACCACACTCCGCCCAAAGGCAGACTAG
- a CDS encoding lysine N(6)-hydroxylase/L-ornithine N(5)-oxygenase family protein, translated as MDTLDVIGVGIGPFNLSLAALIEPTPLRALFLEKRGAFCWHPGLALPNSRLQVSPFKDCVTLVDPTSPYSFLNYLAINGRIYNFINKRNASTSRREFTDYYLWVARQLRTLRFHEEVLDVAPFRDAYRVSTSTTTYLARAVVIAVGVEPKMPRCAKPLICDTVYHAADYLDRGSPRTEEHVLVVGGGQSGAEIVELMLNRPDTPRITWVTSRSNLFAMDDTSFVNEAYIPSYSRRFHALPLAHRRAIIAREKLTSDGISAELCNRLYDILYERDVEGGLSESFHLLCNVNLKHITPLNKRWRVELTGLTRQQHRSIVVDRIVLATGFRPRTPLFLQSLLSSAHMENNLPVLGPDYAVSFTQKMPGPIYLQNQSRLQHGLQSVNLSLVAYRNSLIINSLLGQPFYLDRSEHSLDEYESPDHAELDAASEAMTSAENMSAIT; from the coding sequence GTGGATACGCTGGATGTCATTGGCGTCGGGATCGGTCCGTTCAATCTCAGTCTGGCGGCGCTGATTGAACCTACGCCTCTACGCGCATTATTCCTGGAGAAGCGCGGGGCATTTTGCTGGCATCCGGGGTTGGCGTTGCCGAACAGCCGGTTGCAAGTGTCGCCATTCAAGGATTGCGTGACTTTGGTGGACCCCACCAGTCCCTATTCCTTCCTGAATTACCTCGCCATCAACGGGCGGATCTACAATTTCATCAACAAACGCAACGCTTCGACCTCGCGGCGGGAGTTCACCGACTATTACCTGTGGGTTGCACGACAACTCCGCACGCTCCGCTTCCACGAAGAAGTCTTAGACGTGGCGCCCTTCAGGGACGCCTATCGCGTCAGTACGAGCACGACCACATATCTGGCGCGCGCCGTGGTGATAGCGGTTGGCGTTGAGCCAAAGATGCCCCGGTGCGCTAAGCCCCTCATTTGCGACACGGTCTACCATGCGGCTGACTATCTTGACCGGGGTTCACCTCGGACGGAGGAGCATGTGCTCGTGGTGGGAGGTGGTCAGAGCGGCGCAGAGATTGTCGAGCTCATGCTCAATCGCCCCGATACCCCCCGGATTACCTGGGTCACTTCGCGCTCAAACCTGTTTGCAATGGATGACACCAGTTTCGTCAACGAGGCCTATATACCCAGTTATAGCAGGCGCTTTCACGCTCTGCCGCTTGCGCACCGCCGTGCCATCATCGCGCGTGAAAAGCTGACGAGCGATGGCATTTCTGCCGAACTGTGCAATCGCCTCTACGACATTTTGTATGAACGAGATGTGGAAGGTGGGCTATCTGAGAGCTTCCATTTGCTCTGCAATGTCAACCTGAAGCACATCACGCCCCTCAACAAACGCTGGCGAGTAGAACTGACCGGTCTCACCAGACAGCAGCATCGCAGCATCGTCGTTGATCGCATCGTGCTCGCCACAGGCTTTCGGCCGCGCACTCCCCTGTTTCTGCAGTCGCTCCTCAGCAGCGCGCACATGGAGAACAACCTGCCCGTGCTCGGCCCGGACTACGCGGTCAGCTTCACCCAAAAAATGCCAGGGCCAATCTATTTGCAGAATCAAAGCCGCCTGCAGCACGGGTTACAGAGCGTAAACCTGTCGCTGGTGGCCTACCGCAACAGCCTCATTATCAACAGCCTCCTCGGACAGCCGTTCTATCTGGATCGATCTGAACACTCGCTCGACGAATACGAGAGTCCAGACCATGCAGAGCTGGACGCTGCATCGGAGGCAATGACATCGGCGGAAAACATGAGCGCGATCACATGA
- a CDS encoding aminodeoxychorismate/anthranilate synthase component II, giving the protein MIVIIDNYDSFVFNIARYFRRLGEATEVVRNDVISTGAILCLKPRAVVISPGPCSPTEAGISTSIVRELSGHLPILGICLGHQCIGSVFGGRVARARRPMHGRSSHVTHDGQGLFEGLPSPLCVGRYHSLVVEIDPSNAPPLMVTARSGEGEIMALAHRDQPTFGVQFHPESILTQQGDLLLRNFLRLAESFRA; this is encoded by the coding sequence TTGATTGTCATCATCGACAACTACGATTCCTTCGTCTTCAACATTGCCCGTTACTTCCGCCGGCTTGGTGAAGCAACGGAAGTGGTCCGGAACGATGTGATCAGCACCGGCGCTATCCTCTGTCTCAAGCCACGCGCCGTTGTCATCTCCCCAGGTCCGTGTTCCCCGACAGAAGCGGGAATATCTACCTCGATCGTTCGCGAGCTTTCAGGCCATCTCCCGATTTTAGGCATCTGCCTTGGGCACCAGTGCATCGGCAGTGTTTTCGGCGGACGGGTGGCACGTGCTCGTCGCCCCATGCACGGTCGGTCCTCACATGTCACGCATGACGGCCAAGGGCTATTTGAGGGACTCCCTTCTCCTCTTTGCGTGGGGCGCTACCATTCCCTTGTTGTTGAGATCGATCCGTCGAACGCGCCGCCCCTTATGGTCACGGCGCGTTCGGGCGAGGGCGAGATCATGGCCCTTGCGCATCGTGATCAACCGACCTTCGGCGTGCAGTTCCATCCCGAATCGATCCTGACCCAACAAGGAGACCTTCTCCTTAGAAACTTTTTGCGATTAGCAGAGAGCTTTCGAGCGTGA